A genomic segment from Streptosporangium roseum DSM 43021 encodes:
- a CDS encoding ATP-binding protein → MLLPYAPSSVAVARQRLCSDLQEWGVYETAIDDAVLVVSELLSNALRHAHPLPSGQIRVAWRWTDGHVEVAVSDGGAATEPRAGRPTLSSLGGRGLGIVEYLAAKWGVRHDGEITTVWAVVTTVSTVSNGNGQVSIPEPILRECG, encoded by the coding sequence GTGTTGTTGCCGTATGCACCGTCCAGCGTCGCTGTCGCACGCCAACGCCTCTGCTCTGACCTGCAGGAATGGGGGGTCTACGAGACCGCGATAGATGATGCGGTCCTCGTGGTGAGCGAGCTGCTGAGCAACGCGCTGCGGCACGCACATCCTTTACCGTCCGGTCAGATCAGGGTGGCGTGGCGCTGGACTGACGGGCATGTCGAGGTCGCGGTGAGTGACGGAGGCGCCGCCACCGAGCCGAGGGCCGGTCGGCCCACGCTCTCCTCCCTGGGGGGCAGGGGCCTTGGCATCGTCGAGTATCTGGCCGCGAAATGGGGGGTCAGACACGACGGTGAGATCACCACTGTCTGGGCGGTGGTGACGACTGTCAGCACTGTGAGTAACGGTAACGGTCAGGTTTCCATCCCCGAACCCATCCTGAGGGAATGCGGATAG